From Myxococcales bacterium, the proteins below share one genomic window:
- a CDS encoding zinc-ribbon domain-containing protein, which produces MATRSCPHCGHIIPDVARFCGRCGQSSEPATVAAAPAAPAPSPLAEGFLNEAPTRTDWSPDPDVLAAMSEPAERKPAMKTALGMPAPSGLGAAPMPAPSGTAPAQAQEPPRQRTMLGVAMPGIAPEGPAPTPEKKPMGTLLGVAMPGVAPSPAGAAPQQAASPAVAARSSGRTLLGVSGPPNVAPPNAALPPDMLAPGVLTAQFRVPDILPAPAPPPREALPEAPELQKKRGIPMAPVVGAVAFVLAVGGGVLFFTMKSAAPLTAQGRVDEAGKEALAVKCPSCPDGTKLTLRAASVEVKGGEAVVPLAEPLALGANEFQVAIDRPAGGRDETVKLSVPVSYRVRADLSALSAEAPAFSVKVEAVPGATVEIDGKAVALAGGKADVPFPIGDAAIGTADESKVIERTVPFKVTLPGGSAAESGSLPVRVRIVPLHLDAPGANAVIASGPCKLTGQTVVGGKITVSGRDVTLGSRGEFSAESPCAETGKNEVPVVASIAGFASRRAVVVVTRVASLEAEGRAWEAKPTVPMEALTRPESVGKPTIVEGEIVDARIVNGLTIAVVDNRRSCKAQACLVRVLYGGPETLAKGQVVKAFGVVTKTVTADGKTVPEVDAAFVERKPK; this is translated from the coding sequence ATGGCGACGCGAAGCTGCCCCCACTGCGGGCACATCATCCCCGACGTAGCTCGGTTCTGCGGTAGGTGCGGACAGAGCTCCGAGCCCGCGACCGTCGCCGCAGCGCCGGCCGCGCCCGCGCCGTCTCCGCTCGCCGAGGGGTTCCTCAACGAGGCGCCCACGCGCACGGACTGGAGCCCCGACCCGGACGTGCTCGCGGCGATGTCCGAGCCCGCCGAGCGAAAGCCCGCCATGAAGACGGCGCTCGGCATGCCCGCGCCGTCGGGGCTCGGAGCCGCGCCCATGCCCGCGCCTTCGGGAACCGCGCCTGCACAGGCCCAAGAGCCCCCGCGGCAGCGGACGATGTTGGGTGTCGCGATGCCGGGGATCGCCCCCGAAGGCCCGGCCCCGACCCCCGAGAAAAAGCCCATGGGGACGCTGCTCGGAGTGGCGATGCCCGGCGTGGCCCCCTCCCCCGCGGGCGCGGCGCCACAGCAAGCCGCGAGCCCAGCTGTCGCGGCACGCAGCAGCGGCCGCACGCTGCTCGGCGTCTCCGGCCCGCCGAACGTCGCGCCGCCGAACGCCGCGCTCCCGCCGGACATGCTCGCGCCCGGCGTGCTCACGGCGCAATTCCGGGTGCCCGACATTCTCCCGGCGCCGGCCCCACCCCCGCGCGAGGCCCTCCCCGAGGCACCGGAGCTCCAGAAAAAGCGCGGGATCCCGATGGCGCCCGTCGTCGGCGCGGTCGCGTTCGTCCTCGCGGTGGGTGGCGGCGTGCTCTTCTTCACGATGAAGTCCGCGGCCCCGCTCACCGCGCAGGGGCGCGTCGACGAGGCCGGCAAAGAAGCGCTCGCCGTGAAGTGCCCCTCGTGTCCCGACGGCACCAAGCTCACCCTGCGCGCCGCGTCGGTCGAGGTGAAGGGCGGAGAGGCCGTCGTCCCCCTCGCGGAGCCGCTCGCGCTCGGCGCGAACGAGTTCCAGGTCGCCATCGACAGGCCCGCCGGCGGTCGAGACGAGACCGTGAAGCTCTCGGTGCCCGTCTCGTACCGCGTGCGTGCCGACCTCTCGGCGCTCTCGGCCGAGGCGCCCGCGTTCTCGGTCAAGGTCGAGGCCGTGCCCGGCGCGACCGTGGAGATCGACGGGAAGGCGGTCGCGCTCGCGGGCGGCAAAGCCGACGTGCCCTTCCCGATCGGCGACGCGGCGATCGGCACGGCCGACGAGTCCAAGGTGATCGAGCGTACGGTGCCCTTCAAGGTCACGTTGCCCGGAGGTAGCGCCGCCGAGAGCGGCTCGCTGCCGGTCCGCGTCCGCATCGTTCCCCTCCACCTCGACGCGCCCGGGGCGAACGCGGTCATCGCCTCCGGCCCCTGCAAGCTCACGGGGCAAACGGTCGTCGGCGGCAAGATCACGGTGTCGGGTCGCGACGTGACGCTCGGGTCGCGCGGAGAGTTCTCGGCCGAGAGCCCGTGCGCGGAGACCGGAAAAAACGAGGTCCCGGTGGTCGCGAGCATCGCGGGCTTCGCGTCGCGAAGGGCCGTCGTGGTGGTCACGCGCGTCGCGTCCCTCGAGGCCGAGGGCCGAGCGTGGGAGGCCAAGCCGACGGTCCCGATGGAGGCCCTCACGCGACCCGAGAGCGTAGGAAAGCCCACCATCGTCGAAGGCGAGATCGTGGACGCGCGCATCGTCAACGGGCTCACCATCGCCGTGGTCGACAATCGGCGGAGCTGCAAGGCTCAGGCGTGTCTCGTCCGCGTCCTCTACGGCGGCCCCGAGACGCTCGCGAAGGGGCAGGTCGTGAAGGCGTTCGGTGTCGTCACGAAGACGGTCACCGCCGACGGCAAGACCGTGCCCGAGGTCGACGCCGCGTTCGTCGAAAGGAAACCGAAGTGA
- a CDS encoding iron-sulfur cluster assembly accessory protein, whose protein sequence is MITVTERAADKVREIAKAENLEGQGLRLRVVGGGCAGFSYDLYFEDAITDMDESFESLGVKLYVDPLSYQYLDETEIDYVEGAHGAGFKFNNPNVKGSCGCGSSVSF, encoded by the coding sequence ATGATCACCGTGACCGAACGTGCGGCCGACAAGGTCCGCGAAATCGCCAAGGCCGAGAACCTCGAGGGCCAAGGCCTGCGCCTGCGTGTCGTGGGCGGCGGGTGTGCGGGCTTCTCGTACGACCTCTACTTCGAGGACGCGATCACCGACATGGACGAGTCGTTCGAGAGCCTCGGGGTGAAGCTCTACGTCGACCCGCTCAGCTACCAGTACCTCGACGAGACCGAGATCGACTACGTCGAAGGTGCGCACGGGGCCGGCTTCAAGTTCAACAACCCCAACGTCAAGGGCAGCTGCGGCTGCGGCTCGTCCGTCTCGTTCTGA
- a CDS encoding outer membrane protein transport protein, with product MVLGQIARRISTGFSRSRLARGSLAATAAVLGLLAAEGDASASGYLTARFGGDHGTPASPNTYAVYFNPAAMGGTKGTNVTVDLSIVLRQASYLRDTTALSPQDPSGQALQNGAYVQSNTGKGTLLNLLALPYIGATSDLGTKSFRLGGAFYIPYGGMAVWDKKDETPGVPGSVNGPQRWHNISGTILAMHATLAASYTIEPLDLSIGANVSGVYHTVSTVRARNVDDSDKTVDATGRIAEGRSYLTANTLNMTASGGIYFEPRALHRKLKLGLSYTAPPGFGQTRMNGELTQQLGTAASAGGDTQKIDFLQSYPDIIRFGAAYRINEKWEVKGDFEYVRWSVFDRQCVVLEGRNCNIDARTGGAPTTQDSSDIVLNLKRDWQDAIGARLGPSYFVNPDIEVFGSLGFTTPAVPKATIDASTIDSFRIYAALGAKYDVSKSLAIAASYNHIFFMPVNNIGESAYAKNVVPSRSPGADGKYNSQIGMLNVNATLKF from the coding sequence ATGGTTTTGGGTCAAATCGCGCGCCGCATTTCCACTGGCTTCTCTCGCTCGCGCCTCGCCCGCGGCTCGCTCGCCGCCACGGCCGCCGTGCTCGGTCTCCTCGCCGCCGAGGGCGACGCGTCGGCCTCCGGCTACCTGACGGCCCGCTTCGGCGGCGATCACGGCACGCCCGCGTCGCCCAACACCTACGCGGTGTACTTCAACCCGGCCGCCATGGGCGGCACCAAGGGCACGAACGTCACGGTCGATCTCTCGATCGTGCTCCGCCAGGCGAGCTACCTCCGCGACACGACGGCCCTCTCCCCGCAAGATCCGAGCGGCCAGGCCCTGCAGAACGGCGCCTACGTCCAGTCGAACACCGGCAAGGGCACGCTCCTCAACCTGCTCGCGCTCCCCTACATCGGCGCCACGAGCGACCTCGGCACCAAGAGCTTCCGCCTCGGCGGCGCGTTCTACATCCCGTACGGCGGCATGGCCGTGTGGGACAAGAAGGACGAGACCCCGGGCGTTCCCGGCTCCGTGAACGGCCCGCAGCGCTGGCACAACATCTCGGGCACCATCCTCGCGATGCACGCAACGCTCGCGGCCTCGTACACGATCGAGCCCCTCGACCTCTCGATCGGCGCCAACGTGTCCGGCGTGTACCACACGGTCTCCACGGTCCGCGCCCGCAACGTCGACGACAGCGACAAGACGGTCGACGCCACGGGCCGCATCGCCGAGGGCCGCAGCTACCTCACCGCCAACACCCTCAACATGACGGCCTCGGGCGGCATCTACTTCGAGCCCCGCGCGCTCCACCGCAAGCTGAAGCTCGGCCTCTCGTACACCGCGCCTCCCGGCTTCGGCCAGACGCGCATGAACGGCGAGCTCACCCAGCAGCTCGGCACGGCCGCGAGCGCCGGCGGCGACACGCAGAAGATCGACTTTCTCCAGAGCTACCCCGACATCATCCGCTTCGGCGCGGCCTACCGCATCAACGAGAAGTGGGAGGTCAAGGGCGACTTCGAGTACGTGCGCTGGAGCGTCTTCGATCGCCAGTGCGTCGTGCTCGAGGGCCGCAACTGCAACATCGACGCGCGCACCGGCGGCGCGCCGACGACGCAAGACAGCTCCGACATCGTCCTCAACTTGAAGCGCGACTGGCAAGACGCGATCGGCGCGCGCCTCGGGCCCTCGTACTTCGTGAACCCCGACATCGAGGTCTTCGGCAGCCTCGGCTTCACGACGCCCGCCGTGCCCAAGGCCACGATCGACGCGAGCACCATCGACTCGTTCCGCATCTACGCCGCCCTCGGCGCGAAGTACGACGTGTCCAAGAGCCTCGCGATCGCTGCAAGCTACAACCACATCTTCTTCATGCCGGTGAACAACATCGGCGAGAGCGCCTACGCGAAGAACGTCGTCCCCTCGCGCTCGCCAGGCGCCGACGGAAAGTACAACTCGCAGATCGGCATGCTCAACGTGAACGCGACCCTCAAGTTCTGA
- a CDS encoding glycosyltransferase family 39 protein, with translation MRLVVLVWARGHFPAAADGVYYHTFAGRLARGLGYTWAWPDGVVTYAAHYPVGYPALLAPAYALFGESVDVAIGVNVVLGVVMSVAMHTLLAQAVSRRRALVGGLLVAAHPALVPYAVALMTEGATVALVTLAFALGVSAAAPRGPLGRRGLAAPAYVLAGLVLGVAVLVRPQCLVLAPVCGALFVGRRAGLARRLGSAVAITALVFGTVAPWTARNCARMKSCALVSVNGGWNLLIGEQTQTGAWEAVKVPEPCLTVWDEAKKDKCFGDVARANIASAPGSWLARTPQKLAVTFDYFGGAPWYLHQSSPARFPYDAKVALGTVETVFSRLALVGALVALGLRRGPRRRARGLLAAVLVAVALSRHAWPAYLGLVVMGLLLGPRALARGPLLVPLSLAMVASTALLHAVFFGAGRYGLVVAPFVCALSVLPRRSAPR, from the coding sequence GTGAGGCTCGTCGTCCTCGTGTGGGCGCGAGGCCACTTCCCCGCGGCGGCCGACGGCGTCTACTACCACACCTTCGCGGGGAGGCTCGCGCGCGGCCTCGGCTACACGTGGGCGTGGCCTGACGGCGTCGTGACCTACGCCGCGCACTACCCGGTGGGTTACCCCGCGCTGCTCGCGCCCGCCTACGCGCTCTTCGGAGAGAGCGTCGACGTGGCCATCGGGGTGAACGTCGTGCTCGGCGTCGTGATGTCCGTCGCGATGCACACGCTGCTCGCGCAGGCCGTGTCCCGTCGTCGCGCGCTCGTCGGAGGTCTGCTCGTCGCCGCACATCCGGCCCTCGTGCCGTACGCCGTCGCGCTCATGACCGAGGGGGCGACGGTCGCGCTCGTGACCCTCGCGTTCGCCCTCGGCGTGTCGGCGGCCGCGCCTCGGGGCCCGCTCGGACGACGTGGGCTCGCGGCTCCGGCCTACGTGCTCGCGGGGCTCGTGCTGGGCGTGGCGGTGCTCGTGAGGCCCCAGTGCCTCGTCCTCGCGCCGGTGTGCGGGGCGCTCTTCGTCGGCAGGCGAGCGGGGCTCGCGCGGCGGCTCGGCTCGGCGGTCGCGATCACGGCCCTCGTGTTTGGCACCGTCGCCCCGTGGACGGCGCGGAACTGCGCGCGCATGAAGAGCTGCGCCCTCGTGAGCGTGAACGGCGGGTGGAACCTGCTCATCGGCGAGCAGACCCAGACCGGCGCGTGGGAGGCCGTGAAGGTCCCCGAGCCGTGCCTCACCGTGTGGGACGAGGCGAAAAAAGACAAATGTTTCGGGGATGTAGCTCGCGCCAACATCGCGTCTGCGCCGGGCTCGTGGCTGGCGCGTACCCCCCAAAAGCTGGCGGTCACCTTCGACTATTTCGGCGGCGCGCCGTGGTACCTCCACCAATCGAGCCCGGCGCGCTTTCCCTACGACGCGAAGGTCGCGCTCGGCACGGTCGAGACCGTGTTCTCCCGCCTCGCGTTGGTCGGGGCGCTCGTCGCGCTCGGCCTCCGCCGTGGCCCTCGTCGCCGCGCGCGGGGGCTGCTCGCCGCGGTGCTCGTCGCGGTCGCGCTCTCGCGTCACGCGTGGCCCGCGTACCTCGGTCTCGTGGTCATGGGGCTCCTGCTCGGGCCGCGCGCGCTCGCGCGAGGGCCTTTGCTCGTGCCGCTCTCGCTCGCCATGGTGGCGTCGACGGCGCTCCTTCATGCGGTCTTTTTCGGGGCCGGGCGTTACGGGCTCGTCGTCGCGCCGTTCGTGTGCGCGCTCTCCGTCCTGCCTCGGCGCTCGGCGCCTCGCTAG
- the maf gene encoding septum formation protein Maf: MRSPAEGFPCSVEHPLVLGSGSPRRRELLDAARVPHVVHKAEVDESLLEGEDADAYLERIARAKLLAVAAALPAELRARASCLLVADTSVVLDGAVLGKPSDVADAERLVGRLAGRGHEVRTRFVLGAPSGAVLHEETVTTEVRFRDLRPAEVRAYAATGEGLDKAGAYAIQGQGAALVTAIRGSYTNVVGLPVAEVIEALGRLGLL; encoded by the coding sequence ATGCGCTCCCCGGCCGAGGGTTTTCCATGTTCCGTCGAGCATCCGCTCGTCCTCGGGAGCGGCTCGCCGCGCCGTCGTGAGCTGCTCGACGCGGCCCGCGTGCCGCACGTCGTGCACAAGGCCGAGGTCGACGAGTCTCTGCTCGAAGGGGAGGACGCCGACGCGTATCTGGAGAGGATCGCGCGGGCCAAGCTGCTCGCCGTGGCCGCCGCGCTCCCCGCCGAGCTCCGCGCGCGAGCGTCGTGCCTGCTCGTCGCCGACACGTCGGTCGTGCTCGACGGCGCGGTGCTCGGCAAACCTTCCGACGTCGCCGACGCCGAGCGCCTCGTCGGTCGGCTCGCGGGGCGCGGGCACGAGGTGCGCACCCGGTTCGTGCTCGGGGCGCCATCCGGCGCGGTCCTCCACGAGGAGACCGTGACGACCGAGGTCCGCTTCCGGGACCTCCGGCCCGCCGAGGTCCGCGCGTACGCCGCGACCGGAGAGGGCCTCGATAAGGCAGGCGCTTACGCCATCCAGGGCCAAGGTGCGGCGCTGGTCACGGCGATCCGAGGGTCGTACACGAACGTGGTCGGGCTGCCGGTCGCCGAGGTGATCGAGGCGCTCGGTCGGCTCGGGCTGCTCTAG
- a CDS encoding lysophospholipid acyltransferase family protein has protein sequence MIAAQKWPLFERWFVGHARKRLEATFHAMNVRGLAETRELAARHPILVVSNHTAWPDPLVVLVLGRLLSVDAYAMMDAKNLARLAFFKRVGAFGVDRTDPRDGAAAVRYARGLLDRPGRAVWIFPQGETRPVTEPLVLLGGAARVARLVPEARVVPMGVRYEHADDERPSIWVSLGGAIPTVRTSFADVTESHRAGIAHELGVIEERVRARARGADFDAVFERAPSRLGGLAERALSWLAG, from the coding sequence ATGATCGCGGCGCAGAAATGGCCCCTCTTCGAGCGTTGGTTCGTCGGTCACGCACGGAAGCGCCTCGAGGCGACGTTCCACGCGATGAACGTGCGAGGGCTCGCGGAGACACGTGAGCTCGCCGCGCGCCACCCGATCTTGGTCGTCTCGAACCACACGGCGTGGCCCGATCCGCTCGTCGTGCTCGTGCTCGGGAGGCTCCTCTCGGTCGACGCCTACGCCATGATGGATGCGAAGAACCTCGCGCGGCTCGCTTTCTTCAAGAGGGTGGGGGCGTTCGGTGTGGATCGAACGGATCCTCGCGACGGGGCCGCGGCCGTGCGCTACGCGCGAGGTCTGCTCGACCGGCCTGGCCGCGCCGTGTGGATATTTCCCCAAGGGGAGACAAGACCCGTGACCGAGCCGCTCGTGCTCCTCGGAGGCGCTGCGCGTGTCGCGCGGCTCGTACCGGAGGCGCGGGTCGTGCCGATGGGGGTCCGGTACGAGCACGCGGACGACGAGCGACCCTCGATCTGGGTGTCGCTCGGCGGCGCCATTCCGACGGTGCGCACGAGCTTCGCCGACGTCACCGAGTCGCATCGCGCGGGCATCGCTCACGAGCTCGGCGTGATCGAAGAGCGTGTTCGGGCGCGCGCGCGCGGCGCGGATTTCGACGCGGTGTTCGAGCGGGCCCCCTCGAGGCTCGGAGGTCTCGCCGAACGCGCGCTTTCTTGGCTGGCCGGGTGA